The Mercurialis annua linkage group LG2, ddMerAnnu1.2, whole genome shotgun sequence genome contains a region encoding:
- the LOC126670125 gene encoding probable polyamine oxidase 5, whose translation MVAKKPRIVIIGAGMAGLTAANKLYTCSKDTFELCVVEGGSRIGGRINTSEFGGDRIEMGATWIHGIGGSPVHKIAKEINSLESDQPWECMDGFLEESRTVAEGGFELNPSLVDSISNLFKNLMDFAQGKFVQSSENHELIDFFKVAASKINGNKKISVGSFLRQGLEAYWDSVQEGQNGNLSKKLFEEAVFAVHENIQRTYTSAGDLLTLDFDAESEYKMFPGEEITIAKGYSTIIESLASVLPKGLIQLGRNVSRIEWQQHQSEGIIENHFEPVKLHFSDGSVMGADHVIVTVSLGVLKSGIRQDSGLFNPPLPFFKTEAISRLGFGVVNKLFLQLMSQDGGKTKFPFLQMAFHREDSELRQRKIPWWMRRTASITPIYKNSNVLLSWFAGKEALELESVTDEEIINGVSSTISNFLPQNKRFSSNNGINGIEEIKFSKILRSKWGNDPLFLGSYSYVAVGSSGDDMDKLAEPLPKINGENKSGHQLQILFAGEATHRTHYSTTHGAYFSGLREANRLLQHYHCLGV comes from the coding sequence ATGGTGGCCAAGAAGCCAAGAATTGTCATTATCGGAGCCGGAATGGCAGGTTTAACAGCAGCAAACAAGCTCTACACTTGTTCAAAAGACACGTTCGAGCTCTGTGTAGTTGAAGGAGGTTCAAGAATCGGCGGCAGAATCAACACGTCGGAATTCGGCGGTGACAGAATAGAGATGGGCGCTACGTGGATCCACGGCATTGGCGGCAGCCCAGTTCATAAAATTGCTAAAGAAATCAATTCTTTAGAGTCTGACCAGCCGTGGGAGTGTATGGATGGGTTCTTAGAAGAATCAAGAACCGTTGCTGAAGGTGGGTTCGAGCTTAACCCGTCTCTTGTCGACTCCATTTCGAATCTTTTCAAGAATCTCATGGATTTTGCTCAAGGGAAATTTGTTCAATCTAGTGAAAATCATGAACTAATTGATTTCTTTAAGGTAGCAGCTTCAAAGATTAACGGTAATAAAAAGATTAGTGTCGGTTCTTTTCTCAGACAAGGTCTTGAAGCTTACTGGGATTCTGTTCAAGAAGGGCAAAATGGTAATTTGAGCAAGAAATTGTTCGAAGAAGCTGTGTTTGCTGTTCATGAAAATATTCAAAGAACTTACACTTCTGCAGGTGATCTCTTAACCCTAGATTTTGATGCTGAGAGTGAATACAAAATGTTTCCTGGTGAGGAGATTACAATTGCAAAAGGGTACTCAACAATTATTGAATCTTTAGCTTCTGTTCTTCCTAAAGGCTTAATTCAACTAGGCCGAAACGTTTCAAGAATCGAATGGCAGCAGCACCAATCTGAAGGAATAATTGAGAATCATTTCGAACCGGTTAAGCTACATTTCAGCGACGGATCAGTAATGGGTGCTGATCATGTTATAGTCACAGTTTCGCTCGGTGTACTTAAATCCGGAATTCGTCAAGATTCGGGTTTGTTTAATCCTCCCCTCCCATTTTTCAAAACTGAAGCTATTTCAAGATTAGGGTTTGGTGTTGTCAACAAGCTTTTTCTGCAACTGATGAGTCAAGATGGTGGCAAAACAAAGTTTCCATTTCTGCAAATGGCGTTTCATAGAGAAGATTCAGAGCTAAGGCAAAGAAAAATCCCATGGTGGATGAGAAGAACAGCTTCAATAACTCCAATTTACAAGAATTCAAACGTGCTTTTATCTTGGTTTGCAGGTAAAGAAGCACTAGAGCTTGAATCTGTAACCGATGAAGAGATTATCAATGGAGTCTCATCAACAATCTCCAACTTTCTACCCCAAAACAAGAGATTCAGCTCTAATAATGGGATTAATGGAATCGAAGAGATTAAATTCAGCAAAATCTTGAGAAGCAAATGGGGAAATGATCCACTGTTCTTGGGATCTTACAGTTATGTAGCAGTGGGATCAAGTGGAGATGATATGGATAAATTAGCAGAGCCGTTACCGAAGATTAATGGTGAAAATAAGAGTGGTCATCaacttcaaattttatttgCAGGTGAAGCAACCCATAGAACACATTATTCAACAACTCATGGTGCTTATTTTAGTGGTCTTAGAGAAGCTAATAGGCTTCTTCAACATTATCATTGTCTTGGGGTTTAG